A single genomic interval of Myxococcales bacterium harbors:
- the pilQ gene encoding type IV pilus secretin PilQ, protein MDSGTESSAVTLVGLSDSIYTASYDADLQAIVIELASVDAADAADRVEIYDGIIDHVTTSTYWEEGGEAVTRVEIALGTDASYTIEATEEGLRIDLVEGGDPLAWNNAADDDGTDPWAAAEGEELAVADPAIEDAPEAPAVAATPPPVATTLSAVRVESLESGVLVHLTANGSIWAVESFVLDSPDRLVVDLPGMALETAIATVPVDHALVSRVRIGAHADKVRIVIDGGEQPLGLAGRSIKPSADGLYLAVGSGEEIDQALTAGLDAAQATWNEQALAQVEPSDAMEGDDQPDQWPADPAIADEAAVEELAEAGNEGDGEAWDTGEATDLADAAPVDDDWEVADADVIDEETEVTEVAPIIDDDWEVADADVIDEETEVAEVTPLEETEVAEVTPIDEPAAETSWVAIHGVHYTPMENLDRIAVLSEAVVDYSVHSPNADTLIVSLFGATIAPEAAGRIRGKSGGPVSLITIFEQPDVDGSEVRLVVTRASGQEPLISRRGSLLFIDFEHLGAVAAQPPAFPVQEEIGLTLASSDDTGDAPAPAAASEEESNWEDGTADAAEATPAAPMGDTGEELVAQAASFDDLPEFSENPGLAGPAEMDQAFADDDLDPLAGDDEFASLTPLADEFDDFDEFDEVAGSDFEESGPASLEPPAAVEVLQEGGLVDGKKYRGRRISLDFNDVPISDVLRLIAEVSDLNLIAGDEVKGSVTIRLVDVPWDQALDVVLLTKGLGFVRVGNILRVAPADIIAAEEELRLQERRNKEKLEDLMVKLLPVNYASVKDMQKLAKRLLSSRGTVNIDERTNTLILKDIASVIDETVALVKAVDTETPQVMIEAKIVEANLNFSRELGSTWGIVTQPFVDPFSGSALRSDLGTSDFRFHGSNGVAFSNPITSTPTALADLGAFLLDEKLDLNLQLRAAESMGEGKVISSPRIVTLDNGLATIEQGVSIPFQTFEGGDAKLEFIDAVLSLKVRPHITSDRSIIMEIEVTRNAPDDSVPTPTGSPAIAKAEAKTETLVKDGQTLVIGGIYTINKSERESRVPYLHRLPIIGTAFRSKELTDIRKELLIFVTPRIIQSPSLATGT, encoded by the coding sequence GTGGATTCGGGAACTGAGAGCTCTGCCGTGACATTGGTGGGTCTTTCAGACTCGATTTACACGGCGTCCTATGACGCTGATCTTCAGGCGATCGTCATTGAACTCGCCTCGGTCGATGCCGCAGATGCGGCAGATCGAGTTGAGATCTACGACGGGATCATTGACCACGTCACCACCAGCACCTACTGGGAAGAGGGTGGCGAGGCGGTTACCCGGGTCGAGATCGCACTCGGGACCGATGCCAGCTATACGATCGAAGCCACCGAAGAAGGTCTGAGAATTGACCTGGTCGAGGGCGGAGATCCACTGGCGTGGAACAACGCTGCCGATGATGACGGTACTGATCCCTGGGCGGCAGCCGAGGGCGAAGAACTCGCCGTCGCCGATCCGGCCATCGAAGATGCACCGGAAGCCCCAGCCGTAGCGGCAACGCCGCCACCGGTTGCGACGACGCTGTCAGCCGTCCGGGTCGAAAGCCTGGAAAGTGGTGTGCTCGTGCATCTCACGGCGAACGGCAGCATCTGGGCAGTGGAGAGCTTCGTACTCGATAGTCCCGACCGCCTCGTGGTGGACCTCCCCGGGATGGCACTCGAGACTGCAATTGCAACCGTGCCGGTCGACCATGCTCTGGTCTCGCGCGTCCGAATCGGCGCTCACGCCGACAAGGTGCGAATCGTGATCGATGGTGGCGAGCAGCCACTGGGTCTTGCCGGCCGCAGCATCAAGCCGAGCGCCGATGGTCTCTATCTCGCAGTAGGTTCAGGAGAGGAAATCGATCAGGCGTTGACCGCTGGTTTGGATGCCGCCCAGGCGACCTGGAACGAGCAGGCTCTGGCGCAGGTTGAACCGTCTGATGCGATGGAGGGCGACGACCAGCCGGACCAATGGCCGGCCGACCCAGCGATCGCCGATGAGGCCGCAGTCGAAGAACTCGCCGAAGCTGGAAATGAGGGTGATGGCGAAGCTTGGGACACCGGCGAAGCGACGGATCTAGCAGACGCCGCGCCCGTCGATGACGACTGGGAAGTGGCCGACGCCGACGTGATCGACGAAGAAACGGAAGTGACTGAGGTCGCGCCCATCATCGATGACGACTGGGAAGTGGCCGACGCCGACGTGATCGACGAAGAGACGGAAGTGGCTGAGGTTACGCCGCTCGAAGAGACGGAAGTGGCGGAAGTCACCCCCATCGATGAGCCAGCGGCAGAGACTTCCTGGGTCGCGATTCACGGGGTCCACTATACCCCGATGGAGAACCTGGATCGTATTGCGGTCCTCAGCGAAGCGGTCGTCGACTACAGCGTTCACTCGCCGAACGCGGACACCCTGATCGTGAGTCTCTTTGGCGCCACCATAGCGCCCGAGGCAGCGGGTCGGATCCGCGGCAAGTCGGGTGGCCCGGTTTCGCTGATCACGATCTTCGAGCAACCCGACGTCGACGGAAGTGAAGTTCGACTGGTGGTGACTCGTGCTTCCGGTCAGGAGCCCTTGATCAGTCGACGTGGATCTTTGCTCTTCATTGACTTCGAGCACCTCGGAGCGGTTGCAGCGCAGCCGCCGGCGTTCCCGGTGCAGGAGGAGATTGGCTTGACGCTCGCGTCGAGCGACGACACTGGCGACGCGCCCGCACCGGCAGCCGCTAGTGAAGAAGAGTCCAACTGGGAAGACGGAACTGCTGACGCGGCCGAAGCTACGCCCGCGGCCCCGATGGGCGACACGGGTGAAGAACTCGTCGCCCAGGCTGCATCCTTCGACGATCTGCCGGAGTTTTCGGAAAACCCCGGACTCGCCGGTCCCGCCGAAATGGATCAAGCCTTTGCGGATGACGATCTCGATCCACTCGCTGGAGACGACGAGTTTGCGAGCCTCACACCGCTGGCCGACGAATTCGATGATTTCGACGAATTCGATGAGGTTGCTGGATCCGACTTCGAAGAGTCCGGCCCGGCGTCCCTCGAACCGCCTGCAGCAGTAGAAGTGTTGCAGGAAGGGGGATTGGTCGACGGCAAGAAGTATAGGGGACGACGCATCTCACTCGATTTCAACGACGTTCCGATTTCGGATGTGCTGCGCTTGATTGCAGAGGTCAGTGATCTCAACCTGATCGCCGGTGACGAGGTCAAGGGAAGCGTGACAATTCGCCTGGTCGACGTGCCGTGGGATCAGGCGCTGGACGTAGTCCTGCTGACCAAGGGCCTGGGCTTTGTTCGTGTCGGCAATATCTTGAGGGTGGCGCCGGCCGATATCATCGCGGCGGAAGAAGAACTGCGACTCCAGGAACGACGCAACAAGGAGAAGCTCGAGGATCTCATGGTCAAGCTGCTGCCGGTGAACTACGCATCGGTCAAGGACATGCAGAAGCTCGCAAAGCGACTGCTTTCGTCTCGCGGTACGGTCAACATTGATGAGAGAACCAATACGCTCATCCTGAAGGACATCGCTTCGGTGATCGATGAAACCGTGGCACTCGTCAAGGCCGTTGATACAGAGACTCCGCAGGTGATGATCGAGGCCAAGATCGTCGAGGCCAACCTCAACTTCTCTCGTGAGTTGGGCAGCACCTGGGGAATCGTGACCCAGCCCTTCGTCGATCCGTTCTCTGGATCGGCGCTCCGGAGTGATCTAGGGACAAGTGACTTCCGCTTCCACGGAAGCAATGGTGTCGCGTTCTCGAATCCGATTACCTCGACCCCGACGGCCCTGGCCGACCTGGGCGCATTCCTGCTGGACGAGAAGCTCGACCTCAATCTCCAGTTGCGCGCTGCAGAGAGCATGGGTGAAGGCAAGGTAATCTCGAGTCCGCGGATCGTTACCTTGGACAACGGCTTGGCCACGATCGAACAAGGTGTTTCAATTCCCTTCCAGACCTTCGAAGGTGGGGACGCGAAACTCGAGTTCATCGATGCCGTGCTGAGCTTGAAGGTGAGACCGCACATTACCTCCGATCGAAGCATCATCATGGAAATCGAAGTCACGCGAAATGCACCGGACGATTCGGTGCCGACGCCGACCGGTTCACCCGCCATCGCGAAGGCGGAGGCCAAAACCGAGACCCTGGTGAAGGATGGTCAGACCCTGGTGATTGGTGGCATCTACACGATCAACAAGTCCGAGCGTGAGTCGCGCGTTCCCTACCTGCACCGCTTGCCCATCATCGGGACGGCGTTCCGCAGCAAGGAACTCACAGACATTCGCAAGGAACTGCTGATCTTCGTGACACCGCGCATCATCCAGTCTCCTTCGCTGGCGACGGGGACTTAG
- the aroQ gene encoding type II 3-dehydroquinate dehydratase: MLGTREPDIYGSTNLAEIDGLLSSQAKESGCELDSFQSNHEGLLIDRIQEARSNADGILINPAGLTHSSVSLRDALLGSELPVVEIHLSNVHAREEFRQHSYISGIAIGVITGFGPQSYRLGLEALINHLRGASPSTS, translated from the coding sequence ATGCTCGGAACCCGCGAGCCCGACATCTACGGGTCCACGAATCTTGCCGAAATTGACGGCTTGCTCTCCAGCCAGGCCAAGGAAAGCGGTTGTGAGCTCGATTCATTTCAGTCCAATCACGAGGGGCTGCTGATTGACCGGATTCAGGAAGCGAGAAGCAACGCCGACGGCATCTTGATCAACCCGGCGGGGCTCACGCACTCGAGCGTGAGCCTGCGAGACGCCTTGCTCGGGAGCGAACTCCCGGTCGTCGAGATCCACCTTTCGAATGTCCACGCGCGGGAGGAGTTTCGTCAGCACTCCTATATTTCGGGGATCGCGATTGGTGTCATTACCGGGTTCGGCCCCCAGAGTTATCGCCTCGGGCTCGAAGCGCTGATCAACCATTTGCGCGGGGCCTCGCCCAGCACTTCATGA
- a CDS encoding 3-dehydroquinate synthase, whose product MAKVNGRSPSPRRNLRVDLGERSYPIHIGTDNLDQAGPAIAKATGASQVALVTVPGVGRRYAARLSRSLREAGLRVRKIEVPDGDASKNLRELGRLYDEFLRIGLDRSSAVVALGGGMVGDLAGYAAATYLRGIPYVQVPTTILAMVDASIGGKTAVNLKQGKNLVGAFHQPRLVWIDTATLQSLPRRQRAAGMAEVIKAGAIWDARLFSRLERDMSKALDLDAKVLVPILERACAIKVKVVSLDERESGVRMLLNFGHTMGHAVEKKLGYRKVLHGEAVAMGMVYAARRSEQLGIAPDGTRERLQNLLVATKLPVQLPPFPRRAYLSGLQVDKKKQDRRIQFVVLRKIGKAETVPLTPAEIYPAAESRRVERT is encoded by the coding sequence ATGGCAAAGGTCAACGGGCGCAGCCCGTCCCCGCGACGCAATTTGCGCGTCGATCTGGGTGAGCGCAGCTACCCAATTCATATTGGTACCGACAACCTCGACCAAGCCGGTCCAGCGATCGCAAAGGCCACTGGGGCTTCCCAGGTTGCCCTGGTAACGGTTCCCGGTGTGGGACGGCGCTATGCCGCGCGTCTTTCTCGATCGCTTCGAGAGGCGGGACTGCGGGTGCGCAAAATCGAAGTGCCGGACGGGGATGCGAGCAAGAACCTGCGAGAACTCGGCCGCCTCTACGACGAGTTTCTGCGCATCGGATTGGATCGAAGTTCTGCGGTTGTCGCGCTCGGCGGAGGGATGGTCGGGGATCTGGCGGGTTATGCCGCCGCGACCTACCTGCGCGGCATCCCCTACGTTCAGGTTCCCACCACGATCCTCGCCATGGTCGATGCGAGTATCGGGGGAAAGACCGCAGTCAATTTGAAGCAGGGCAAGAATCTTGTCGGTGCATTCCACCAGCCGAGGCTCGTGTGGATCGACACCGCGACCCTGCAGAGTCTTCCCCGTCGACAGCGGGCAGCGGGCATGGCAGAAGTGATCAAGGCGGGCGCCATCTGGGATGCCCGGCTCTTTTCCCGACTGGAACGCGACATGTCCAAGGCCCTCGACCTCGACGCAAAGGTCCTGGTCCCCATTCTCGAGCGGGCCTGCGCGATCAAGGTCAAGGTCGTGAGCCTCGACGAACGCGAATCGGGGGTGCGCATGCTCTTGAACTTTGGCCATACCATGGGACACGCGGTCGAAAAGAAACTCGGCTATCGCAAGGTTCTCCACGGTGAGGCCGTTGCGATGGGCATGGTCTACGCCGCGCGACGATCGGAACAGTTGGGGATCGCCCCCGATGGCACCCGAGAACGTCTGCAAAATCTGCTTGTGGCCACCAAGCTCCCGGTTCAACTTCCCCCTTTTCCGAGGAGGGCTTATCTATCCGGGCTGCAGGTCGATAAGAAGAAGCAGGATCGCCGCATCCAGTTTGTCGTGCTGCGCAAAATCGGAAAGGCCGAAACGGTCCCGCTCACTCCTGCTGAGATTTATCCGGCGGCCGAGTCGCGGCGCGTCGAACGGACCTGA
- a CDS encoding lipoate--protein ligase family protein encodes MAGTPWRLIQSGDAAGPFNMGLDEALLRSASEKGIASLRLYTWAGPWVSLGYAQRQLDPEYVRACEREGVGIVRRTTGGRAVLHGQDLTYSITAPEEMLCPGLRNSYDQVATALVDAIQSLGASTARRVPVRRGAQSSRNFDCFAAPAGDEIVVGTEKLVGSAQRRRGGAVLQHGSIRISADLPAAAAAAGIDPRASVSLAELGIEASEEALREALVASFAKILNVQFEAAEPEAAERAQAGERVELHRGDILAAPSSKSV; translated from the coding sequence ATGGCTGGAACTCCCTGGCGTCTGATTCAGAGCGGCGATGCAGCGGGCCCATTCAATATGGGCCTCGACGAAGCGCTGCTCCGCAGTGCCTCTGAAAAGGGCATCGCGAGCCTGCGACTCTATACCTGGGCTGGTCCCTGGGTTTCCCTCGGCTACGCCCAGCGCCAACTCGACCCCGAGTACGTTCGCGCGTGTGAGCGCGAAGGCGTTGGGATCGTGCGTCGAACAACCGGCGGGCGAGCCGTGTTACACGGTCAGGACCTGACTTACAGCATCACGGCTCCCGAAGAAATGCTGTGTCCGGGTCTGCGCAACTCCTACGACCAGGTCGCGACCGCACTGGTGGACGCGATCCAGTCGTTGGGGGCGAGCACCGCGCGCCGTGTACCGGTGCGGCGGGGTGCACAGTCCTCCAGGAACTTCGACTGCTTCGCAGCTCCCGCCGGCGACGAAATTGTGGTGGGCACGGAAAAACTAGTCGGCAGTGCGCAGCGCCGCCGCGGGGGCGCAGTTCTCCAGCACGGTTCAATTCGCATCTCTGCGGATCTTCCCGCTGCGGCTGCAGCCGCGGGAATCGACCCGCGTGCCTCGGTCAGTCTGGCCGAACTGGGTATTGAGGCGAGCGAGGAAGCGCTGCGCGAGGCGCTCGTGGCCAGCTTTGCCAAGATCCTCAATGTGCAGTTTGAAGCAGCAGAGCCCGAAGCAGCGGAGCGTGCGCAGGCGGGCGAAAGAGTCGAATTGCATCGCGGTGATATTCTGGCCGCACCCAGCTCAAAATCAGTCTAG